The window GAACCTTTGGTTGAAAATTCCCTTTCAATCTCTCTAGCTCCTTCCCCTCATGGTTGGTGTTCGGAAATGGTTTGATTTGGGGTTCAAGGTATGGTTCATCCTTTAAAGGACATAAGTTTGGGGGAGTTCCCTTGCAATGTGGTTCTCTGTACAGGATCAATGTCACCAATCCTGTCATCCTGGAACTTGGGCTAGAACAATCTCCTGATGGACACCGGCTTTTTGTAACAATCCCTCTTGGAATGGTTCTGGAACTGAAAACGTGAGTGACATTTGAGAATCTGGAAGACCCTGTTctgggaatgagggagggaattAGCATAAAGGACTTAGATCCCAAGGGATCTTAGGTTTATCCAGTGTATAAAAGATGGCAGCTGAGGTGGTAAATTGGGAAGCATAGCCACTCTATCCAATGTATATTTCCTGGTCTATCAGGGCATGATTCTATCTTCAACTAACCATGGGGGTTAACATAGAGAATCCTTCACCTTCAGAGTTCATGGCTTCCTCCATCACTCCCTTAAGAGACTATTACTTTGTCTTCCATGTCTCCTCCAAGCAATTCTTCAGACAATTAGGGCCTGGTATCCTAGGCCATGACTGAGTCATTTCTGGCTCTCCTTGACCTGGCCCAGTCAGATCTGTTCTAATAGTCCTGAAGCAGAAAAGTTGAAATCAGAGACCAGTTGGAACAGGATTTTGGGCCAGGAGACTTGAGTTTGAGTCCCTGCTCTTtcccttactagttgtgggaccttgggcaagtcatgacccctttttgtgcctcagttctctcctccATGAAATGAGGAATTTACTTTGAttatctctaagttcccttctagctctgacaacCAAATGACCCAGTGGAGTTTGCTGAATCTAAGAATTGCTACCTTCCTGGGAAATATCTGATTTCAGGGCCAAAGCCTCTGGAGTTGTTGCCAATTGTATTTTGCCCCAGTGGTGGAAGGCATAGAAAGACAACATTGTGCTGACTGCATTGcgctctgaccctcagtttcttctacacAGTGGGGATACTAATTCCTGTCTTTTTGACATCATAGGACATTTGGGAGGTTTGACTGTGAAAGTGGATGTGAGAGTTCTTTGGAATGCACTGAGTACTTTACAAAGGCAAAGTTTCCATGTCAACAGAGTGGGAGCTTTCCATGACCTTATGGACCCTGGCTTGACCCCATTCCTGGTTTGGGTTGGCCAGTAGAggatctttccctcctctctcttcctctgtttctctgtttctgtttctctctgtgtttctgtttctgtttctgtgtctctatctctttgtctctgtgtctttctctgtctctgtctctttcaatctgcctttatttccttatttttcttatttagatTCCTGACTGGTGAACTTCTTAAGCTGGATGTTAACCTGAATATCATAGTGGAACTCATTGCAGTGAGGGATAAAGATGGAAAAGTCCACTTGGTGATTGGGGATTGTAAGCATGATCCTGGCAGCTTAAAGATCACTCTCCTGGAAGGGTGAGTTATCAATGACCAATCCTTTTGGGGCATGGCCTTACCAGCCAATGCCCTTGCTTGGTGGTGAGAAATgagcttttatttttcctcttttgatctGTTCCAGCCCGGTCtctaacagaagaaaaaggactGATTGGCCAGAGATTCAGGCATTTCCCACCAATGGGAACATACATGATCTTGTCTCTTGTTCCCATCCCCAACctgctggttctctatccatgtgtttctttcctttttcagggTTGTACCAACACTAGTACAAGAACTTGTAGACACAGTGACAAAAACTCTGATTGAAGGTCTTCCACATCTGCTACAGAAAGAGGTAAGCATGGAAATGCAGATTTCCCCTGAATCCTTGGATTGGAATACTGTGACCAGGTAGACCAAAGTACCCTGAGAGTGAGGAAACcagggatcataggatcatagattcaaagcTGGGAAGGAATTTGGAAGTCCAGGCTGACCCTGTCCTTTTACAAATTGGAAAGCTGAGGCCAAtcaaagttaagtaacttgtgcaaggtcacacatctTAACGATGTCTGAAGTGGGATCTGAACCtgggttttcctgatttcccagAACTTTCCTACTACTCTATGCTGTCTCAGTGAGATGAGATAGGACCCTATCTCTGCCTCTGACTTGCTCTGTAACTTTTTCTGAGCTTCAggttccccaactgtaaaatgaaaggattgaatgagattgtttctaaagtccctttgagctctacCATTGAATAAtctatgttctaaggaccctttcagctctgaaattcagtgctcttttatCTGACCATTGACAATTTCTCCAGGTCAGGAAACATCAGTGGTGAGAAGTCCTGTGGCATCCACACTCTGGTTGTTTATTGGTTCATTTATCTCACATTCCCCTCTGTCCTTGTGTTTTAGATCTGCCCTCTGGTCAATGAGATCCTCAGTGGTCTGGATATTACCCTGGTACATGATGTGGCTGGTAAGTTTCTGACCAAACAATCCTCCTTTCTGTCTACAAGTGATTGGATTGCTTAGATGGTTTTGCCCTATCTCTATGTTgtcacacttgacatttaacaaCTTCCCAACCAAAATAGATACAAGCCTTGTATCTTATCAGTTAGTTTTGCTTTTATATCTCATCTAGCCCCAGACCCCTGTGgagggcctcaatttccttaactataaattAAGAGGATTGAACTACATAATGGTCCAATTGATGACCCTATTATGTGATTCAGGTTGGGCTGCAGGGAAAGTCAACTGAGTACAGTTTATTAGTGCCTCCTCTGCTGAAATTGGATTGTCCCCATTTAAACCCAGAGAAAAGTTTGCTGGTCTATCTGGTGGCAGGTTCTGTCTTCTTCAGAATCCTTTAGCCCAGGCCCCTTTAAGGCTGTTTTCTCAAAGTTGGAACTAGAAACTGATCCTCAGGAACCTCTGCTTTAATTTGTCTCCCCCAGCATGAAacatgtattctttttaaaaatattttaaatagtatttttctaattacatgtaaagatcattttgaatattcatttttgtaagatcttgagttccaaatttttctctttccctccctccccccccctccagaagccagcaagcaatctgatataggttatacattacggtcatattaaacatattttcacatgagtcatgtagtgaaagaagaatcagaacaaaaggaaaaaaaacacaagaaagaagaagcaaataaataaagaaaaaatagtatacttcagtctgcattcagacttcagacttctttttctggatgtggagagcattttccatcattagccttttggaattgtcttggatcattgtattgctaagaagagctaagtctataacagttgatcatcacagtgtagctgttactgtgcacactgttctcttggttctgctcacttcacttagcatgagttcatataagtctttccaggtttttctgaaatctggacATGTGTTCTTCCTTTCAGAGATACTAATCCATGGACTTTCACTGCATCTTAAATTGTAAACTTTCTCAAAAGAGACCAACCCTTTCTTCAAGTAGGTAAGGGCCAAATACCTTTAGTTTGCTGGGTTTTCTAGTGCTTTTTCTATGAATGTAGAACCTTGGAATCTTAGAATCTGTGAATCCTGGAAATGTGGTACTGTGGAATCTGAGAATACCAGAGATGTAAAATCACAGATTTGTTCTGGCCCATATTTGCTCTTCACAGCAGCTTTTCCTGTCTTCAAATTTTCTCCTGCTTGAAGGACCCACAACAGAAGAGACCTGGTGTTGGAGATGATCCTAGATGAAATGAAACATATTCGGTTAACTTCAGTCCATGAGATTCCTCTTCCCTGTATTTGGATCCACTCTCCACACCTGAAGCTTCTTTCTGGGCATCTTATTCTTTTCCCTGAGTTTTTCTTATAATAAACTTCTTCCTACCTCTGCATTGATGGAGTGGTCATTACTCATTCTCCCTCACATCAATTCAGTGCATGAATGGTGGTAGCATTTGAGGCTGGGTGTGGTCTTGTGTCTTGTGGAAGCTCTCCAGGGCAGGCACAAAGAACAAGACTGGGCATTCAGAAGGTATTGACTTTGTACTTGTCAGCATCAGGAGAGATGTGTTTTGGTTAAGCTCCCCCAACTACCCCTCAGCTAAGTAACTGTCACTTTCAAATGACTCAATGCTTCTGGGTCTTAGTCTCCTGataaagaaaatggagatgatatcCATCTAGTAGAAAATGAGTTCATAGATGGAAAGTTCTTCAGAAAAATAAGTCTTTGGGTGAAAACTTGATTTTACTGTTATATATACAAGCAAATCCATGATTTCCCTAGAACCTTGGGAAGTATAAAAGATGCAAATTTGTGAATCCATAACCCTAGCTCTGCCTCTTGGGTCCTCCCATATCCTCCCTCTGTTTTTCAAAGCCTCCTCCACTTCTCTGAGTGAACTTGAATCTCCAACATCTGTCTGTAGCCACTGAATCCCCATTGGCTCCAGGGGCCAGGAGAGATGACAAAATCCTTTCTGTCCCTAGAGTTAGGCTGCAGAACTGATAACCTAGATTGGGAGTCAGGGTCCtggggttttgtgaggcaattggggttaaatgacttgcccagggtcacacagctagtaagtgttaagtgtctgaggccggatttgaactcaggtcctcctgaatccaaagctggtgctctatccactgtgccacctagctgcccctggtcctgGGGTTTTGATCTTGGCTGTACCATTACCTTAGTTCAGAAATTTTGGCAAATTCTTTGAGCACATGTCatgagtgtcagagctggaaggacctcagagtAGATCTGGatccatctcatttgacagaggaggaaactgagggtcagagagggaaAGTTATTCATCCAAGATCACATACTCAGTAGTAGAAGGAGATTCTTAGTGAGGTTGTTGGGCTAGTAGGCAGAGAgatagcatggtggatagaacatgggacttcgagtcaggacgacctgagttcaattccagtctTAGATATTCACTTATCTGCATGTCACTTGTTCTCTGTTTTGCCTTCTGCATGTTACTTGACCTCTGcttgttttagtttcctcaactataaaattaaataataataacctctaccttgcagggttgttgtgaggatcacataatacaatatttgtaaagttcttaacaCAGTTcccgcacatagtaggtgcttaataattgcttatttctttctccttcatgGGAAGAACTTGTGGTCACTCTTTTGCTGGCTCCCTGAACACAATTCTTCCAAAAGCAATCTAATGTAGAAGGGGGATTTAGAATCAGGATCCCTCAACTTATGTACTAGATGAAATATTTACTGTCATGCCTgaggcaagttatttaaaatttcagagtctcagttttctcagctgtaaaatggggcaatACTTTGATTTGGCCAGAGCCTATTACTCTGCACAGGAACATGTATGTTCCATGCTCACATGTCACTAGGGCAAGTGGGGATGATCAGCTTCTCTCAACTCCAGTGCTTGTGTACATTCAAAATGCTCCTGTCAGAATGGAAATGAAATGGCAGGTACCTGGGTGTCATAGCAGATAAAACGCTGCCCTTAGAGTTAGAATGACCCTAGTTCAAAGCCTGCCTTATTTACTAGCTTGCGTGACTtgtgggcaaataacttaacttttctgtgcctcagtttccttataaatAAAACAGGAGGAATGGATTTATTTGTTGctaagttctttccagctctgaatctatgattctattaaaaAACACATGCTTATGGTTTAATCTCCCATGATCATTTAGGCTATAACTACCTCTGAGGATTCTCTGGGCACCCTGGGATTGGGGCAGTGTCTTCTCTGATGTCATCAGCTTGAGTTGCCACTGGTTGTCTTCTTCCCCCCACCATGTTAGCTACCAACTACTACTGCCTCAATTCCATCTGATCCcttagcaatatttttttttaatcaaaaaagtatttattttccagtaacatgtaaagatagttttcaacatttgtttttataggattttttataagttccattttttttaaccttccctcctttcccttccccctcctgaagacagaaagcaatctgatgtaggttatatatgtacaatcacagtaaacatatctctgcatcaatatattttttaaaaaaggatattgCCTATGATCAATAATACAAACATTTTTCACCTAATATCATGGGGACACACCGCACACTATCTTACCCTGGTCTTTGGGGAAAATGGGGCAGTTTTTCCATAGCATCAGTCCTGCCAACTTCATGTCCAAATGCCTCATCACTAGTGAATTTATCCTCGTCTCATCTACCAGTAGGCGAGAACCAAAAGATGACTCCTTGCTCCTAGGTACAGTGATGCTGGTCTAGCTGCAAAAAATCATGACAGGATGGGACACTTAGATGCCTGGATGTTCACTCTTCTGACCTTTTAAGGTTGCATTCTTCAATCCCTTCACCTagagtggaaaagaaaaaatgcagagGGTCAAATGTCAGCCATAGTGGGGAGGGTCCATGGCCTGTCTGCTTATGGTGTTGTCTTTCCCCACATGCCAtcagcaaagaaataaaaattaagagcAGAATAACTGTATGGTGTATCCTAAAAGCAAAATCATTGGGattgagactttttaaaaaaatttttttttggattgaGACTTTTTTGAAGGAGCTTCAAGTTCTAGTTTTACAACTGTAGCTAATCAAAGAGGCTACTCTCATGGCCAACAGACTTGAACCTATTACAGAATGTTTACCCACACTCCAACATCGCTCCAAGGCTCTCTCAAGTATCCATCATCACAACTCTCCTCGAAGCAGGATCCTAGCCTCTTTCATTTGGGGACACCCCACCAGAGTCCCGGTTACAAATATATTAAGCATATTCAGTCCAGGTTGATTGTCCTTAATTGTAAAGGTTGGATTATCTCCATCTTCCCAAGCCCTCTCCTCACCTTGAACCCCCAACCCAATCTCTATTTTGCTTCTGTATTTCTTTCCTAGGGATCTCTTCTTGGTCTCTGTAGTTTCACACCAATATAAAGCAAGTGACATGCACCAGGTAAGATACAACCCTTAGTGCCTAGTTCTTTGTGCCTTTTGGGGCAGTTaagtgatacagtgaatagaacactttCCTTAGGatcaggaaaactcttcttcatgagttcaaaagtTATATgaaccgggcaagtcacttcaccctgtttgcctcagttcctcatccgaaaaatgagccagagaaggaaatgtcaaaccactccaatatctttgccaagaaaaccccaaatgggatcatgaagtcaggtatgactgaacaacaactttgtgccttacaaagaaattaaagggggGTGTTCCCTCTGATTTcctaattttctctctctgttttgggtttttcatcattttaattaGCAAGGAAACAAGTTGCTATATTTActttttgtgcgtgtgtgtgaggcaattggggttaagtgacttgcccagggtcacacagctagtaagtgttaagtgtctgaggctggatttgaactcctgactccagggcctatgctctatccactgtaccacctagctgcccctatatttacttttcatttcaatagacatttattaaatgcctgctaagAGCTagccactgtgttaagtgctgaggatactccctcccctccaaaaaatgctttaaaatggaAACTGTCCCTCCTCTCAAGCATCTTATAATTCtattggaggaaacaacatgtatatagaacaataaatgaaaaaaatgtacaaactaGAAAGTCAgcacagtatagtggaaagaacactgaccctTTACTGAGGGTAGATGGGTTCATATTCCACCCTATATAACCATAAGCTagttaattaacctctctgggcctcagttttgtcatctgtgaaatgagggggttgaactagatagcctGTGAGATTCTTTATAgttctagctctgtgatcctattaTAACACCCCTTTCTAGGAAGCAGAACTGTGCTTGAGTTCTCAAGTTGGGTTCTTAGATGGTGGCTGCTACCCTAAGTTCTAAGGTAGCTATTTCTAATACTGTAACTCATAAGCCCCCACAAGTGTGCCTCCCATTTACTATCAAGCTAACTATACACAATTAGTGCTTTGCAAAAGCATTTACTCAAATGGCAAGGCAAGAATGATAGTTATAAGATGTTCCTCTCATATGCCTGGAGTGTACCCTCCCACAAATATATACTATGTTCATGAGAATGGGCTTAAACTTTGAGTACATTGATAGTGAGACACACCTGTGTGAGCTGTATCTATAGAAAAGGCAACTCACTAACTTTTTATATTGTAGGTTTGGGAagtccattctcttttcttttctttttttttttgttggtgaggcaattggggttaagtgacttgcctagggtcatacagctagtaattgttaagtgtctgagtccggatttgaactcaggtcctcctgaatcaagagctggtgctctatccactgtgccacctagctgccccccattctcttTTCATAGAGTCATCACATAGCTCTCCTTTGCATCCACTGGATAGGTTGTTTAGTTGAGATCAAAGGGTTTACCTTTCTCCATAGTCTGACTCTGTTCCCTACATCCAATAGCAGTGTTGCCTACTGTTCAAATAGttccctttaaaatataattagggaatggaagaacagaaaaaaaattatttaatcacCCCTTTCACCTCTCTTCCACAGAGGTTTTCTTCGcaagaagctcacagtttatATTATTTCCCACTTTCCAACTGCTAGGTAGGACATCTCCAGTTCTGTTTTTAGATACTATGATAAAAgggtgggagagaagaagagagatatCCCTTCTTAAACCCCTCTTCCcctctatctttttctctttccccttttcctttccctgcccTCTACCTATCCTACAAGAATTTTATGATCTAATAAGGATAAATAATCCAGACCATGGATTTTGGAGCTCAGAAGGGACCATCTAATTTGAGCCCTTCAATATATAGGAAGAAAAATTACAGAAGAAAATCAGATCATTTAGCCATCCACAGAATGTAGAACTAAACAGAACCCAAGACAAGAGAATGTGAGAATTGGAAAGGGTGGCACATAAAAGGTcaaaactagaaggaaccttggagatcatgCAATCAAACTCTCTACTTATAGAGGAGAAACCGAGACTCACAAAAGAGAAGGGTCTTGTGGAAGATGACACATGAGTTAAAATCAGAACCTAAATTTCTCCCCGATTTTAGAATTCTTCCCACCAACTCACACTGCCTTACTTTGTATCCTTTTCTGATCTATGTCTAAATGCTTCCCAGATGAACAGTATCTCCAAGCTCTTTTGATGTCTTTCAGTCTCCTTTAGCAATAAAAGCTTCACTTGTGTTATAAACTCTCTATTGGGGCATTGAAAGCCCTCATTTTAGCCTCAAGTACTGACCCATATACAGTCcactacacatatatacaatacatgaagatgagtcttcttgcccCTTGACttgtaaatatataatttctttttttaaattaaaatttgtttaaaattcagtttaaaattctgtcccatatatgtgtatatatgtatggttaTGCAAAAACATAATTCCATATGTCCAAAAAAACAAGATTAAggtgaaaaaaatacttcaatttgcactcagaatctatcagttctctttctaaacatggattgaatttttcatcatgagggCTTTAGAATTGTCCCAGATCATTCTTTTGATCAGAGTGGTAAAGTTTTTCAGAGTTGATTGTTGTtgttacactattgctgttgctatgtgcaatgatctcctagttctgctcacttcattatgtatcagctcatataagtctccCCAGGCTTATCTAAAAccatttccttcataatttcttaatagcacaataatatataatcaaaataatatatcacaacttgtttttCCATTTACCATTTGATAGGGATCCCCtcaatgtctaatt is drawn from Dromiciops gliroides isolate mDroGli1 chromosome 2, mDroGli1.pri, whole genome shotgun sequence and contains these coding sequences:
- the LOC122738309 gene encoding LOW QUALITY PROTEIN: BPI fold-containing family A member 1-like (The sequence of the model RefSeq protein was modified relative to this genomic sequence to represent the inferred CDS: deleted 1 base in 1 codon), with product MLQIWGLVLFYGLVTQSSAQLDAIPVNPVGALSPPLSLTPPDLLSGLLGGLTKGLHTSNVLGILQNLPILDILKIGGGSSGGLIGGLLPKLTSIIPGLHNIISINVTNPVILELGLEQSPDGHRLFVTIPLGMVLELKTFLTGELLKLDVNLNIIVELIAVRDKDGKVHLVIGDCKHDPGSLKITLLEGVVPTLVQELVDTVTKTLIEGLPHLLQKEICPLVNEILSGLDITLVHDVAEILIHGLSLHLKL